The following proteins are co-located in the Polystyrenella longa genome:
- a CDS encoding outer membrane protein assembly factor BamB family protein: MMLRQVAIMSAGLLLAIGSGITTEGADWPGFRGGMANAVATDAAYPTEWSSEKNLKWKAELPGDGNGSPIAIDGLVYVTSANEDGSERTLHCFDRNTGDELWNKVVQSEPNEETHQTNPYAGTTPAANEDCVVVWHGTPGIYCYDHSGNELWHKSYGPVKHVWGYGSSPVIYQDKVYQFYGPGENTFMVALTLSDGEEVWKKDEPGGTDDLSGKKVGSWSTPVIVKVDGKNQLVCSMPSRVLALDPQSGEELWFVGGLPSERGDLVYSSTAIGDSIGVAMGGYKGPALGFTLTGEGDATESNRIWYTPKRQPSRVSTGVIVGDYIYMANAGPGIIQCIDVKNDGEEQWKTRGTDDYWGATVMADGRIYATAKDGSTIVFAANPNEFQEIAVNTFDERSNSTPAFSNGQIFLRTNKSLFCVEQE, encoded by the coding sequence ATGATGTTGAGACAGGTCGCGATTATGAGTGCGGGGTTACTTCTCGCCATTGGTTCTGGCATTACGACAGAAGGGGCTGATTGGCCCGGCTTCAGGGGGGGGATGGCGAACGCAGTGGCAACCGATGCTGCCTACCCGACCGAATGGAGCAGTGAGAAAAACTTAAAATGGAAAGCGGAGTTGCCCGGTGATGGCAACGGCAGTCCCATCGCCATTGATGGGCTTGTGTATGTCACTTCGGCTAATGAAGATGGTTCGGAACGAACCTTGCACTGTTTCGATCGCAATACCGGCGATGAACTCTGGAATAAAGTGGTTCAATCCGAACCCAATGAAGAGACTCACCAGACCAATCCGTACGCAGGCACTACCCCAGCTGCCAATGAGGACTGTGTTGTTGTCTGGCATGGAACTCCGGGTATCTATTGTTATGATCACTCGGGCAATGAGCTTTGGCACAAAAGCTATGGACCGGTTAAACATGTCTGGGGTTATGGTTCGTCACCAGTGATCTATCAAGACAAGGTCTATCAGTTCTATGGGCCGGGTGAAAATACCTTCATGGTGGCATTAACGCTTTCCGATGGCGAAGAAGTCTGGAAGAAAGACGAACCGGGTGGAACGGATGACCTGAGTGGAAAGAAAGTTGGTTCCTGGAGTACACCTGTCATCGTTAAAGTCGACGGCAAAAATCAACTTGTCTGCAGCATGCCCAGTCGTGTGCTTGCATTAGATCCCCAGTCAGGGGAGGAGCTATGGTTCGTTGGCGGTTTGCCCAGTGAACGTGGCGATCTGGTGTATTCATCGACCGCGATTGGGGATTCCATCGGAGTTGCCATGGGAGGGTATAAAGGGCCTGCTCTCGGATTTACGCTGACCGGCGAAGGAGATGCTACCGAGTCGAATCGTATCTGGTACACACCGAAACGACAGCCATCTCGTGTCAGTACAGGCGTCATTGTTGGCGATTATATTTATATGGCCAATGCGGGGCCCGGAATCATTCAATGCATCGACGTGAAGAATGATGGGGAAGAGCAGTGGAAGACCCGTGGCACGGACGACTACTGGGGAGCGACGGTCATGGCAGATGGGCGTATCTATGCCACTGCAAAAGATGGGTCCACGATTGTTTTTGCCGCCAACCCGAATGAGTTCCAGGAAATTGCTGTGAACACTTTCGACGAACGTTCAAATTCTACTCCCGCATTTTCGAACGGACAAATCTTTTTAAG
- a CDS encoding NAD-dependent succinate-semialdehyde dehydrogenase, translated as MKSINPANGELIGEYPVWTEQQVTEQLQFSANAYKEWRETSFDSRKKMMLNLASGLKSDKEIYARLITNEMGKPISESTAEIEKCALVCEFYAERAEEFLQPVPVETSASHSYFRYDPLGPVLAVMPWNFPFWQVFRFLAPNLMAGNVGLLKHASNVQGCAIAIQQLTEEAGFPPHVWSTLPLKSSAIEKVIDSPHIKAVTLTGSEEAGRAVAGQAGKQIKKSVLELGGSDPFIVLADVDIDDVAAKAIKGRMQNTGQSCIAAKRFIVQTEIIKEFKDALVSRIESLKVGDPLDEATDIGPMARQDLREELHTQVEKSVQQGGVLVCGGKPLDRVGSYYAPTLLENIKPDNIAFQEEMFGPVAVLVEANDVDHAIQLANDSSFGLGGSLWTKNIELADKLVPRIESGAVFVNEIVKSDPRISFGGIKNSGYGRELGKPGIHEFVNVKTVWIA; from the coding sequence ATGAAGTCCATCAATCCAGCGAATGGAGAATTGATCGGGGAGTATCCGGTTTGGACTGAGCAGCAAGTCACGGAGCAGCTTCAATTCTCTGCGAATGCGTATAAAGAATGGCGTGAGACGTCTTTCGATAGTCGCAAGAAAATGATGCTCAATCTGGCAAGCGGATTGAAGTCCGACAAGGAGATCTATGCCAGGCTGATCACCAATGAAATGGGAAAGCCGATTTCGGAATCAACCGCCGAAATCGAGAAATGTGCCTTAGTTTGCGAATTCTATGCGGAGCGGGCGGAAGAGTTTCTGCAACCTGTTCCCGTTGAGACGTCTGCCAGTCACAGCTACTTTCGTTATGACCCACTGGGCCCTGTACTAGCCGTGATGCCCTGGAACTTTCCGTTCTGGCAGGTTTTTCGTTTTCTGGCTCCGAATCTGATGGCAGGAAATGTTGGCCTGTTAAAACATGCCTCCAATGTGCAAGGTTGCGCGATTGCGATTCAACAATTGACGGAGGAGGCTGGGTTTCCTCCGCATGTCTGGTCGACATTGCCCCTGAAATCTTCCGCGATTGAAAAAGTTATCGACAGTCCGCATATCAAAGCGGTTACCTTAACAGGCAGCGAAGAGGCTGGCCGAGCAGTTGCAGGGCAGGCGGGCAAGCAGATTAAGAAATCTGTTTTGGAGTTGGGAGGCTCGGATCCTTTTATAGTCCTGGCCGATGTCGATATCGACGATGTCGCTGCAAAAGCTATTAAAGGACGGATGCAGAACACGGGCCAGAGCTGTATTGCAGCGAAACGGTTTATCGTGCAGACCGAGATCATAAAGGAGTTCAAGGATGCTCTCGTCTCTAGGATCGAATCGTTGAAAGTCGGTGACCCGTTGGATGAAGCGACCGATATCGGCCCGATGGCGCGACAGGACCTTCGTGAAGAACTACACACCCAGGTCGAAAAGAGTGTGCAGCAGGGAGGTGTACTGGTATGTGGCGGAAAACCGCTGGACCGAGTCGGCAGTTATTATGCTCCTACGCTTCTGGAGAATATCAAACCAGATAACATCGCGTTCCAAGAAGAGATGTTCGGGCCGGTAGCTGTTTTAGTTGAAGCGAATGACGTTGATCATGCGATTCAGTTGGCGAATGATTCCAGTTTCGGACTCGGCGGTTCCCTCTGGACGAAAAATATTGAGCTTGCGGATAAGCTGGTTCCCCGCATCGAAAGTGGTGCCGTCTTTGTGAATGAGATTGTGAAGTCCGATCCAAGAATCAGTTTTGGTGGTATCAAGAATTCCGGGTACGGTCGCGAATTGGGAAAACCAGGCATTCATGAATTCGTCAATGTGAAGACTGTATGGATCGCCTGA
- a CDS encoding M24 family metallopeptidase has protein sequence MQVHSPIPTLSVKSCEERQQHLVRLMEEQQLDAVLIGDPRHVHYYAAYWERPFFAPLFLMTRDGVRTLVMPFECDWPTAVDIKKNYIFNKVATMVEEQLQNSLLELSTELHNVKRLGVDFGIRPGLLPVEGIEQVDLYPAILKQRRRKYDDEIELFKRLFQTTEAAYEYVRENLKVGVTEVELYAGMMQILGNLQGEHFGFFGNDFRCGEGGGLPRYRPAESGELAVIDLGVECRGYRSDMCRTIAVDSPSAAQEEAREQVLEAIQLVESSVRPGVSCREVYENAYNSLNDYRGWSFPHHLGHGLGLSPHEAPHLNPEWDDYFEVGDLFTVEPGLYHDELKGGLRIEEVYYLGESGLEKITTIPTGY, from the coding sequence ATGCAAGTCCACTCGCCAATTCCCACTTTATCCGTTAAATCCTGCGAAGAGCGACAACAGCACCTCGTACGCTTGATGGAAGAGCAACAGTTGGATGCCGTCTTAATTGGCGATCCACGACATGTGCATTATTACGCCGCTTACTGGGAACGTCCTTTTTTTGCACCCTTGTTCCTGATGACTCGTGATGGCGTGCGGACTCTGGTCATGCCGTTCGAATGCGACTGGCCCACGGCGGTTGACATTAAGAAGAACTATATTTTCAACAAAGTCGCGACGATGGTGGAAGAGCAACTGCAAAACAGCCTGCTCGAGTTGTCCACCGAATTACACAATGTGAAAAGGCTGGGCGTCGACTTCGGTATCCGTCCCGGATTGCTTCCCGTGGAGGGGATCGAGCAGGTCGACCTGTATCCGGCAATATTAAAACAGCGACGCCGAAAGTATGACGACGAAATCGAACTCTTCAAAAGATTGTTTCAGACAACGGAAGCAGCCTATGAGTACGTGCGTGAAAATCTCAAAGTGGGTGTTACCGAAGTCGAGTTGTACGCAGGAATGATGCAGATTCTGGGCAATCTTCAAGGAGAACATTTCGGTTTCTTCGGGAACGACTTCCGCTGTGGGGAAGGGGGGGGATTACCTCGTTATCGCCCGGCCGAATCGGGCGAGTTAGCCGTCATCGACCTGGGTGTCGAGTGTCGTGGGTATCGTAGCGATATGTGCCGGACGATAGCCGTGGATAGTCCCTCTGCTGCCCAGGAGGAAGCGCGTGAGCAGGTGCTGGAGGCCATTCAACTGGTCGAATCCTCGGTGCGTCCCGGGGTCAGTTGCCGCGAAGTTTACGAAAACGCCTATAATAGTCTCAATGACTATCGAGGTTGGTCGTTTCCGCACCACCTCGGTCATGGGCTCGGTCTTTCTCCACACGAGGCACCTCATTTGAATCCTGAATGGGACGATTATTTCGAGGTCGGAGATTTGTTTACAGTCGAGCCTGGTCTGTATCACGATGAACTCAAAGGGGGACTGCGGATCGAAGAAGTTTATTATCTTGGTGAGTCGGGGCTCGAAAAGATAACCACGATTCCCACCGGATATTAA
- a CDS encoding RraA family protein produces MEITLELIREKFYTAVLCDVLDSLGFRHQSPRIELRPLTVDRPLVGRCKTTLWMDMAHEDPNPYEQELKAVDSCQPDDVIIAAAQGSRRSGIWGELLSTAARNQGCVGALINGCVRDVRQMREMDFLVYAAGTSPYDSQHRQRVVEYDVPVEIDGVRFESGDLVMADIDGVVVVPRQVELQVLQDAWGKINAENVTRDAIKAGMKATEAYEKFGVL; encoded by the coding sequence ATGGAAATCACGTTGGAGTTAATCCGCGAAAAATTTTATACCGCTGTTTTATGTGATGTGTTGGATAGTCTGGGGTTTCGGCATCAGTCGCCCCGCATTGAATTGCGACCATTAACAGTGGACCGTCCGCTGGTGGGACGCTGTAAGACCACTTTGTGGATGGATATGGCTCACGAAGATCCGAACCCCTACGAGCAGGAACTCAAAGCGGTTGATTCCTGTCAGCCGGACGATGTCATCATCGCTGCTGCTCAAGGCTCTCGCCGATCGGGGATTTGGGGAGAATTACTCTCCACCGCAGCACGGAACCAGGGTTGTGTCGGTGCACTCATTAATGGGTGCGTTCGAGACGTTCGCCAGATGCGGGAAATGGACTTTCTTGTTTATGCCGCCGGAACTTCCCCTTACGACTCTCAGCACCGGCAACGGGTTGTTGAATATGATGTCCCTGTGGAGATCGATGGTGTTCGGTTCGAGTCGGGCGACCTGGTGATGGCTGACATTGATGGTGTGGTCGTGGTTCCCCGGCAAGTCGAATTGCAGGTGTTGCAGGATGCCTGGGGAAAAATTAACGCTGAAAACGTGACCCGAGATGCGATCAAAGCAGGAATGAAAGCGACCGAAGCCTATGAAAAATTCGGTGTTTTATAA
- a CDS encoding succinylglutamate desuccinylase/aspartoacylase family protein, translated as MSLSKIEITGQHEGPHLLITGGVHGDEFEPMVAIQRLETYLSTRTTGLHGRVTLIPIVNEAAFARGSRTADDEKDLARTCPGNAEGTITEQIADQLTAEIRQADCYMDLHTGGTRIAVYPLTGYMLHTDPKVLETSRRMAQAFGLPVVWGTTPNLDGRSLSIAREVPIPAIYTEYLGGGTCSPRGVRAYIQGCLNVLHELQLLEGDAPRLDPGTSREFVQLTIEDDREQAGHMQINHPASRAGLWTPEVELGSYVEKGERLGTIASADGKQQSEVVANQTGLVLVLRTFCYVAQEEFLAVILEPPTEEAGSMMQQISKHQPLFMHSVSLNQLLDCN; from the coding sequence ATGTCGCTATCAAAAATCGAAATCACCGGGCAACATGAAGGGCCGCATCTGTTGATCACGGGTGGTGTTCATGGAGACGAGTTTGAACCGATGGTGGCGATCCAGCGATTGGAAACGTACCTCTCTACGAGAACTACCGGACTCCATGGAAGAGTGACATTGATTCCGATTGTTAATGAAGCGGCTTTCGCACGTGGTTCACGAACTGCCGACGATGAAAAAGACCTCGCACGAACCTGCCCCGGAAATGCTGAGGGAACCATCACCGAGCAGATCGCCGATCAATTGACTGCAGAGATTCGACAAGCGGATTGTTACATGGACCTGCATACGGGCGGCACACGGATTGCGGTCTATCCGCTGACTGGTTACATGCTGCACACGGATCCCAAAGTATTAGAGACATCACGCCGTATGGCACAGGCGTTTGGGCTTCCCGTCGTCTGGGGAACAACACCGAACCTCGATGGCAGGTCTCTTTCAATCGCAAGAGAGGTTCCCATCCCTGCGATATACACTGAATATCTGGGGGGAGGAACATGCTCACCGCGCGGAGTCAGGGCTTACATACAAGGATGCCTGAATGTCCTCCATGAGCTTCAACTGCTGGAGGGCGATGCCCCCCGACTCGACCCGGGAACCTCACGTGAGTTCGTGCAATTGACTATCGAAGACGACCGGGAACAAGCGGGCCATATGCAGATCAATCACCCGGCTTCGCGGGCTGGTTTATGGACGCCCGAAGTCGAATTGGGCAGCTACGTTGAGAAGGGAGAAAGATTGGGAACCATCGCTTCTGCAGATGGAAAACAGCAATCGGAAGTCGTCGCTAATCAGACGGGATTGGTACTGGTGCTGCGTACATTTTGTTATGTCGCTCAAGAAGAGTTTCTTGCAGTCATCCTGGAACCACCGACGGAGGAAGCCGGCTCAATGATGCAACAGATTTCAAAACATCAACCCTTGTTTATGCATTCCGTCTCCCTGAATCAGCTGCTAGACTGTAATTAG
- a CDS encoding neutral/alkaline non-lysosomal ceramidase N-terminal domain-containing protein, with translation MLRLLRPAVVSFLILSSCTFLAAAEWQAGLSKAAITPRKPVWLSGYGGRDRPAEGKVHDLFAKAVAFQSPSGTRLVLVTTDLGSMSPEIYNHVLRQAESQWKLGREALVINASHTHCAPEICAERRVFHKLTDQAEADLVDYIDNQLKPTLVKLVGDALADLKPAQLSVSQSAAYFGKSRRFPTTEGEFINQRNDAGITDNTVPVLKITGPKGKLRGVLFGYACHNTTLAFYQFCGDYAGFAQYDIEEQHPGAVAMFVMGCGGDQNPYPRHGPNGLNYCKQHGRELADAVLTSLKGPQLAIKGELQVASTDVTLDLEPLPPLETIRTQAEGGQETPTSRKANYLLKQIETNGQVDLTQNCPLNVARFGDDLLFVFVSGETVLDYARLCQFAFGGQMVWVAGYNNDVFAYLPSQRILLEGGYEGRTGIIHQLTPTPFLPTVEDRVMGGIRQLVEKVSQPVPVTK, from the coding sequence ATGCTCCGTCTGCTGCGACCCGCTGTTGTATCTTTCCTGATTCTAAGTAGCTGTACTTTCCTTGCGGCCGCTGAATGGCAAGCCGGTTTGTCGAAAGCAGCCATCACACCACGCAAACCGGTATGGCTTTCGGGATACGGTGGACGTGATCGCCCCGCAGAGGGAAAAGTCCACGACCTCTTTGCCAAGGCTGTTGCGTTTCAGTCGCCTTCCGGCACACGCTTAGTTCTGGTGACCACGGACCTTGGTTCCATGTCTCCCGAGATTTACAATCACGTACTTCGGCAGGCCGAAAGTCAGTGGAAACTCGGTCGTGAAGCATTGGTCATCAATGCCTCCCATACTCATTGTGCCCCGGAAATCTGTGCCGAACGTCGTGTCTTTCACAAACTGACTGACCAGGCCGAAGCCGATCTCGTTGATTACATCGACAATCAACTAAAACCGACACTCGTTAAGCTGGTAGGCGATGCGCTCGCCGACTTGAAACCGGCGCAACTCAGTGTGAGTCAGTCGGCGGCCTACTTCGGTAAAAGCCGGCGGTTCCCCACGACTGAGGGCGAATTCATCAACCAGCGGAACGACGCTGGAATTACAGACAACACCGTTCCCGTCCTGAAGATTACAGGGCCAAAGGGGAAACTCCGCGGTGTACTGTTTGGATATGCCTGCCATAACACGACATTGGCTTTCTATCAGTTTTGTGGAGACTACGCCGGTTTCGCCCAGTACGACATTGAAGAGCAGCATCCAGGGGCAGTCGCGATGTTTGTGATGGGCTGTGGTGGTGATCAGAACCCATACCCTCGCCATGGTCCGAATGGTCTGAACTATTGCAAACAGCATGGCCGTGAACTGGCTGACGCCGTCCTTACTTCCCTTAAGGGGCCGCAACTGGCAATCAAAGGGGAATTGCAAGTCGCCTCAACCGATGTAACACTTGATCTGGAACCACTGCCTCCTTTGGAAACGATTCGAACTCAAGCGGAAGGTGGTCAGGAAACTCCGACATCTCGCAAAGCCAATTATCTACTTAAGCAAATCGAAACTAATGGACAGGTCGATTTAACTCAGAACTGCCCGTTGAATGTCGCCCGGTTTGGCGACGATCTACTGTTTGTGTTTGTAAGTGGCGAAACGGTTCTTGATTACGCCCGTCTCTGTCAGTTCGCCTTTGGCGGACAGATGGTCTGGGTCGCCGGTTATAACAACGATGTCTTCGCCTACCTTCCTTCCCAGCGAATCTTGCTGGAAGGTGGCTATGAAGGGCGAACGGGCATCATCCACCAACTGACCCCGACTCCATTCCTGCCTACGGTAGAAGATAGGGTCATGGGTGGAATTCGGCAATTGGTCGAAAAAGTCTCTCAACCCGTACCAGTCACAAAATAA
- a CDS encoding neutral/alkaline non-lysosomal ceramidase N-terminal domain-containing protein: MMFLSRIRVLTVATGLLLIVSLFAGSVEAQAGWKAGLAEANITPETAMWMAGYGGRSKPATGKRQDLWVKVAAIEDESGNRAVIFSTDLLGIPQSIYNNVCAELESKHQLSRSQIMLNSSHTHSGPVLRGALHDIYPLDEHLLDLIEDYSNKLENTLVNIAGEALESLAPATLRAGNGSADFAVNRRNNSEGAVPSLREKGEALAGPVDHDVPVLAIYNDKKELTAVIFGYACHNTVMGDYLWHGDYAGFAQAAFEEKHPGVTALFYMGCGGDQNPIPRREEKLLTVYGEKLANAVDQVVSDDSQLTTLSPKLETTHQFVELHLADQPTADELQEIIDNPNRAEYQKRWASRLLKEMEDGTTFVTSYPLPIQAWELGDQQLWLTIGGEVTVDYSLGFKKMFGKQTWVAGYCNDVPAYIPSLRVLEEDKVKMGYEGHSSMMVYGLPAFRWADDVEDQIANGMTELVKQVRP, translated from the coding sequence ATGATGTTCCTGTCTCGTATTCGTGTACTGACCGTCGCAACCGGCCTGCTTTTGATCGTCTCTCTGTTCGCTGGATCAGTAGAGGCTCAGGCTGGTTGGAAAGCTGGCCTGGCTGAAGCCAATATCACTCCCGAGACAGCCATGTGGATGGCGGGCTATGGTGGACGCTCCAAACCAGCCACCGGTAAACGACAAGACCTCTGGGTGAAAGTCGCCGCCATCGAAGACGAATCTGGAAACCGAGCCGTCATCTTCAGCACCGACTTATTAGGAATTCCCCAGTCCATTTACAACAACGTCTGTGCAGAATTAGAGAGCAAACATCAGCTCAGTCGTTCGCAGATCATGCTAAACAGCTCACATACCCATAGCGGCCCCGTCTTGAGAGGAGCGTTACATGACATCTACCCATTGGACGAACATCTATTAGATCTGATTGAAGACTATTCCAACAAACTAGAGAACACACTCGTCAATATTGCAGGTGAAGCGTTGGAGAGTTTGGCACCGGCGACGTTAAGAGCAGGAAACGGGTCTGCCGACTTCGCCGTGAATCGCCGAAACAACAGCGAAGGGGCCGTCCCTTCCTTGCGAGAAAAAGGAGAAGCTCTGGCTGGCCCCGTCGACCATGATGTTCCTGTACTGGCGATTTACAATGACAAAAAGGAACTTACTGCCGTCATCTTCGGTTATGCTTGTCACAATACAGTCATGGGTGACTATCTGTGGCATGGAGACTACGCTGGCTTTGCACAGGCCGCATTCGAAGAGAAACATCCGGGAGTAACCGCTCTATTTTACATGGGCTGTGGTGGCGACCAGAATCCCATTCCCAGACGCGAAGAAAAACTACTGACCGTGTATGGCGAAAAACTGGCCAACGCCGTCGATCAGGTTGTCAGCGATGATAGCCAATTGACTACACTTTCGCCCAAGCTTGAAACAACACATCAGTTTGTCGAACTCCATCTCGCCGATCAGCCCACTGCAGACGAACTACAGGAGATCATCGATAACCCCAATCGAGCGGAATATCAGAAACGGTGGGCGTCCCGTCTGCTGAAAGAAATGGAAGACGGAACCACTTTCGTAACTAGCTACCCGCTTCCTATTCAAGCCTGGGAACTGGGCGACCAGCAATTGTGGTTAACGATTGGTGGCGAAGTAACCGTCGACTATTCGCTGGGCTTCAAAAAGATGTTTGGCAAGCAAACCTGGGTGGCCGGATACTGCAACGATGTCCCCGCATATATTCCTTCGCTGCGAGTTCTGGAAGAAGACAAAGTAAAAATGGGCTACGAAGGCCACAGTTCCATGATGGTCTATGGGCTTCCCGCATTTCGCTGGGCCGACGATGTCGAAGACCAGATCGCCAATGGCATGACTGAACTTGTTAAACAGGTCCGGCCTTAA